The Microcoleus sp. FACHB-672 sequence GAAAGCCTCCTGAGCTTAACCGGCTGTGGGGAGGTACTGATACGGGTAGATTCTAGCAATTTGTATCATCAGTTACCGCAAACAGCAGAAACCGGGTGACATCAGATCCTAATGATTACCCGCCATTAACATTAAAGCCGGCACGAGAAAGAAAGGGAAAAGGGCAAATCAGACAAAAATGTCAAGCTTTTAGCCAATTGCTCAGTTATGTCGAGCATTTGCATCAAAACCGGCCTAAAAAAGAGAATGACTGGCCAAAAACTCATCAATGCAAGCAAAATCAAATCGAGCGAGTTAAAGTGGGGTTCTGCCATCGGCAGGATTAGCAGCCAAATTTAAACCGCTTGGAGAACTTGACTAAAGAGCTGCTTCACCTGAATCCAGGCGTCAGCAGCGGCAGTACGGTTGTAGCTAGCGCGGCGATCGCAGAAAAAACCGTGTTCAGCGCCGTCGTAAATAAAGACGCGATGAGAGATGTGATGTTTCTGGAGTTCTGCCTCGATCTGCTCAACGGCGGAGGCGGGAATACTGGCATCCTGATTGCCAAAGAAGGCGTAGAGGGTGCCGGCAATCTCAGAAGTTCGTGCTAGGGTAGGTTGACCGCTGCCCGGAGTCCAAGTCGTGATGCCGGCACCGTAAAATGAAGCAGTCGCCTTCATCTCTGGCAAAGTGGCGGCGAGGTAGGCAACGTGACCACCAAAGCAGAAGCCTATGCAGCCAATAGCATCCCCTTTCACGGAAGATTGGCTTTTGAGGTAGGCGATCGCAGCTTGGATATCACTCAGAAGCTCTGATGCCTTGGTTTGTTCTTTATAGCGCCGGCCCAGTTCTACGTCTTCGGCAGTGTAACCGATTTCAAAATCTGGGGCAAGACGCTGGTAAAGTGCCGGTGCTATGGCCACATAGCCTTCAGATGCAATCCGTTCTGTGACTTCTCGAATATGGGCATTCACCCCAAATATTTCTTGCAAAATGACAATGGCTGGGAAAGTCCCTTCGCCGACAGGATAGGCTATATATGAGGAAATTTGTAAATCTCCATTAGGAACTTTAACGTGTTCGCAAGAAATCTCAAAGTTTGCCATCGTGATTGTCTTTAATGTTGTGGAACTGTCAACAATCCAGGTTTTCACATTTAGTGTCCACCGGCAAAGTTTATAGTAAAAAACATCGCCACTGAGACATTTAGACAGTTTTTGTTTGTTACAAAATCTAAAGAAACGTGCGGTTTTCTTTCCTTAATTTTTTGCCCTTAAGCGCCTCGGAGGTTCCGCGATGGTTCAATTTCACATTCAACCAGACAGTGATATTCCCGCATCAACTCAGCTATTTAACCAGATCCGGTTTGCCATTGCCTCTAGGCAATTTCCGCCTGGACACCGGCTGCCAAGTACGCGAGCGCTGGCCATGCAGACCGGCCTGCACCGTAACACTATCAGCAAAGTATATCGGCAATTAGAAGATATCGGCCTGGTTGACGCACAAGCCGGTTCTGGCATTTATGTCCGCGCTCAAGGTAGCGAACTCAGCGGTGCGCGTCTGCGATCTCCCATCTTGGAACAGCATCCCCAAGCTTACAAAGTTGTGCAGAAAGGTCTTGACGAGCTGCTTAACCAGGGTTGTTCACTTAATCAAGCCAGAGAGCTATTTCTTGCGGAAATTGACTGGCGGCTGCGCTG is a genomic window containing:
- a CDS encoding dienelactone hydrolase family protein, which encodes MANFEISCEHVKVPNGDLQISSYIAYPVGEGTFPAIVILQEIFGVNAHIREVTERIASEGYVAIAPALYQRLAPDFEIGYTAEDVELGRRYKEQTKASELLSDIQAAIAYLKSQSSVKGDAIGCIGFCFGGHVAYLAATLPEMKATASFYGAGITTWTPGSGQPTLARTSEIAGTLYAFFGNQDASIPASAVEQIEAELQKHHISHRVFIYDGAEHGFFCDRRASYNRTAAADAWIQVKQLFSQVLQAV